The Streptomyces sp. WZ-12 genome segment CGGCTCAGGCACCGGTGAGATCGGAGAACTTCTGGTTGAACACCCGGTTCTCCTGGGGGTTCAGGGCGCGGAAGGAGTGGGACCTGGCGGTCATCTCGGCGTCCGGCAGGATCAGCGGGTTGGCCGCCGACTGCGGGTCGATCCTGGCGAGTTCCGCGCGCACCCCGTCGACGGGGCAGGCGTAGTTGATGTACGCGGCGAGCCGGGCCGCCACCTTCGGCTCGTAGAAGTAGTCGATGAGCCGTTCGGCGTTGCCCTTGTGGCGGGCCCTGCTGGGCACCATCAGGTTGTCGGTCGACGTCATGTAGCCGGCCCGGGGGACGGTGTACCGGATGCGGGGGTTGTCGCGTCGTAGCTGGACGACGTCGCCGGCCCAGGCGACGCACGCGGCGAGGTCGCCCTTGTCCAGGTCGGTGGTGTAGTCGTTGCCGGTGAAGCGGCGGATCTGCCCGGTGTCGATGCCTTTCTGGAGCCGGGCGAGGGCGGCGTCGAAGTCGTCGGCGGTGACGTCCTCGGGGCGCTTGCCCATGTCGAGCAGGGTGAGTCCGACGGTGTCGCGCATCTCGGAGAGGAAGCCGACCCGCCCCTTGAGCCGTGGGTCGTCCAGGAGTTGGCCGATCGAGGTGACGGTCCGGCCGCCGGTGGCCTCGATGTTGTAGGCGATGATCGCGGGGATGCCCTGCCAGACGTAGGAGTGCCGGCGGCCCGGGTCCCAGGTGGGGTTGCGGAACTGCGCGGCCAGGTTGGCACTGGCGTGCGGCAGGTGGTCCCGGTCGAGCGGCTGGATCCAGCCCAGGGAGATCATCCGGGCGCACATCCAGTCGGTGAGCACGATCAGATCGCGGCCGGTGTCCTGCCCGTTGGCCAACTGCGCCTGGATCTTGCCGAAGAACTCGTCGTTGTCGTTGATGTCCTCGGTGTACGTCACGGCGATGCCGGTGCGCCGCTGGAAGGCGTCCAGTGTGGGGTGGCGCCGGCCGTCGTCGCTGACGTCCATGTACTGCGTCCAGTTGGAGAAGTGCAGGCGCCGCTCCGCCGCGGAGTGGTCCACGGTCAGCGCGGCGTCGGTGCGGCCCGCGGGGGCGATCCCGCAGGCCGACAGGGCGGTGCCGCCGCCGACCGCGGCCGCCAGGGCACCGCCGGCGCGCAGCAGCGAGCGGCGGGTCATGGCGAGCCGGCCGGTGGTCAGGCTGCGGCGCAGGGCGGCGAGTTCGGCCGCGGACACGGGTGCCGGGGGCGCGGGCTGCTCGTGGTGCTCCATGCGCTGGCCTTTCAGGGTGTGCCCGGCGTGCGGCCGGTGGTGTCGGTGGTGCGGCCCCGGCCGCGGGCGGTGGGGCGCCCGGTGGTGCGGGGCGCCCCGGTGGGCGGGGTCAGGCGCGGTCCCCGAAGATCGTCCGGTGCCAGTCCTTCCTGGCCACCCCGGTGTTGTCGTACATCACGTGCTTGACCTGGGTGTACTCCTCGAAGGAGTACGCCGACATGTCCTTGCCGAAGCCGGACGCCTTGGCGCCGCCGTGCGGCATCTCGCTGATGATCGGGATGTGGTCGTTGACCCAGACGCAGCCGGCGTTGATCTCGCGGGTGGCCCGGCCGGTGCGGTAGACGTCCCGGCTCCAGGCGGAGGCGGCCAGCCCGTAGGGGGTGTCGTTGGCCAGCGCGATGCCCTCGTCGTCGCCGTCGAAGGGCAGCACGACCAGCACCGGGCCGAAGATCTCGGACTGCACGACCTCGCTGTCCTGGGCGGCGCCGGCGATCAGCGTGGGCCGGTAGTACGCGCCCTTGGCCAACTCCCCCTGGGGTGCCTCGCCGCCGGTGACGACGGTGGCGTAGCCGCGGGCCCGCTCGACGAAGGCGGCCACCCGGTCCCGCTGGGCGTGCGAGATCAGCGGCCCGAGGTCGGTGGACGGGTCGAACGGGTCGCCCAGCCGCACGGTCGCCATCAGGTCGGCCACCCCGCTCACGAACGCGTCGTAGAGCGGCCGTTGGACATAGGCGCGGGTGGCGGCGGTGCAGTCCTGCCCGCTGTTGATCAGGGCGCCGGCGACCGCGCCGTGCACGGCCGCCTCCAGGTCGGCGTCGTCGAAGACCACGAACGGGGCCTTGCCGCCGAGTTCGAGGTGGATCCGCTTGACGGTCCCGGTGGCGATCTCGGCGACCCGCTTGCCGACGGCGGTGGAGCCGGTGAAGGAGGTCATCGCGACGTCGGGGTGGCCGACCAGCCGCTCACCGGCGTCCCGGCCGGCACCGGAGACGATGTTGAGCACGCCGTCGGGCAGCCCGGCGCGCTGCGCGGCCCGCGCGAACAGCAGCGAGGTCAGCGGGGTGATCTCGGCGGGCTTGAGGACGATCGCGTTGCCCGCGGCGATGGCCGGCAGCACCTTCCAGGCGGCCATCTGGAGCGGATAGTTCCAGGGGGCGATGGAGCCGACCACGCCGATCGGTTCCCGGCGGATCACGGAGGTGTGGTCGCCGCTGTATTCCCCGGCCGCCTTCCCCTCCAAGTGCCGGGCGGCGCCGGCGAAGAACGCGGCGTTGTCGACGCTGCCGGGAACGTCGAACTCCCGGCTGAGCTTGAGGGGCTTTCCGCAGTTCAGGGATTCCGCGGCGGCGAGTTCCTCGGCGTCCTCGGCGAGCGCCGCCGCGAAGCGGTGCAGGACCTCGGAACGCTCACCGGGCGTGGCCCCGGCCCAGCCCGGGAAGGCCCGCGCGGCGGCCGCCACCGCGGCGTCCACGTCGGCGGTGGAGGCGAGTTCGTACCGCAGGACGGTCTCGCCGGTGGCCGGGTCCACGACGTCCTGAGCACGGCCGGAGGTTCCGCTGCGCAGACTCCCGGCGATGAATTGCGCCCCCTCGGCGAATCGCTCGGCCGCTTCGAATCGCTGGTCCATGGTGCTCTCCTCCGCCGGGCCCGCAAGGCCGCTCAGCCGCACTGCCAGGCGTAGCTATTTCCGGAATCGATGGCCGATCCTGACAGAACAGAAGGCAGCCAACAAGTGATTCCGTTGTTGCCTTTTGGTTACGCAACGAATTCTGCGAATTCGGTGGCGGAAAACCCCGACACGTTGTCAGTGCCCGCTGACAGAATCCCGGCATGATGCACGACGGTCCGGGGACGGCCCCGGGAAGCACCGCCGACCGCAGCGCGGACGGGCCGCGCACGGTCGAGGAGTTGATCGCGCTCGCCGCCACCGGCCAGCGGATCAAGTACCTCCACTTCTGGGGCCACCGCCCGCCCCGCGGCGGCGGCATCGGGGCGAGCTGCCTCAGCCAGTGGTGGCCCGCCCCCTTCACCGTCGACGGCGTCCGGTACGCCACCGCGGAGCACTGGATGATGGCCGGCAAGGCCCGGCTGTTCGGCGACGCGGCGGCGGAGCGGCGGGCGCTCGCCGCCGGCCACCCCAAGCAGGCCAAGGACGCCGGCCGGACGGTCACCGGCTTCGACGAGGCACTCTGGCGGCTCCATCGCTTCGCCCTGGTCGTCGAGGGCAGCCGGCACAAGTTCGGCCAGGACACCGGGCTCCGGGAGTTCCTGCTGGGCACCGGTTCCCGCGTCCTGGTGGAGGCCAGCCCCGTGGACCGGATATGGGGCATCGGCCTCGCCGCCGACGACGACCGCGCCGCGGACCCGACCCGCTGGCGCGGGCCGAACCTCCTGGGCTTCGCGCTGATGGCGGCCCGCCAGCAGTTGGCCGAGGCGGACGGCACCCCGACCGACGACCGCTGACGCCCGGGGTCCGCCCGCCCCCACCGGCCCGGGCCCGCCCCACCCCCGTCCTACGATGGCCGGACCGCACCCACCGCCGAGCCCACCTCACCAGGAGGAACCGTTGTCCGACCTCGACGCCTTCATCGCCGGCCTGCCCAAGGCGGAGCTGCACGTCCACCACGTCGGCTCGGCCTCCCCCCGGATCGTCTCCGAACTCGCCGCCCGGCACCCGGACTCCGTGGTGCCCAGCGACCCCGAGGCGCTCGCCGACTACTTCACCTTCCGCGACTTCGCCCACTTCATCGAGGTCTACCTCTCCGTCGTGGACCTCATCCGCGACGCCGAGGACGTCCGCCTGCTGACGTACGAGGTCGCCCGCGACATGGCCCGCCAGCAGATCCGCTACGCCGAGCTGACGCTGACCCCGTTCAGCTCCACCCGCCGCGGCATCCCCGACGCCGCCTACGTCGAGGCCATCGAGGACGCCCGGAAGGCCGCCGAGGCGGAGCTGGGCGTGGTGCTGCGCTGGTGCTTCGACATCCCCGGCGAGGCCGGTCTGGAGGCCGCCGAGGAGACCGCCCGGATCGCCTGCGACCTCCAGCCCGAGGGCCTGGTCTCGTTCGGCCTCGGCGGCCCCGAAATCGGCGTCCCCCGGCCCCAGTTCAAGCCGTACTTCGACCGCGCCCGCGCCGTCGGACTGCGCTCCGTCCCGCACGCCGGCGAGACCACCGGCCCCGACACCATCTGGGACGCCCTGACCGCGCTGGGCGCCGAGCGGATCGGCCACGGCACCAGCGCCACCCAGGACCCGAAGCTGCTGGCCCATCTCGCCGAGCACCGCATCCCGTTGGAGGTCTGCCCGACGTCCAACATCGCCACCCGCGCGGTCGCCACCCTGGAGGAGCACCCGCTCAAGGAGATGGTCGATGCCGGCGTCCTGGTCACCATCAACAGCGACGACCCCCCGATGTTCGGCACCGACCTCAACACCGAATACGCCATCGCCGCCCGCCTGTTGGGCCTGGACACCGCCGGCCTGACCGCCCTCGCCAAGAACGCCGTCACCGCCTCGTTCATGGACGACGCGGCCAAGTCCCGCCTGTCGACCGAGATCGACGCGTACGCGGCCGGGTGGCGCGGCTAGTCGACCCGCCGTCGACCCGCGCAGCCGACCGGCGGCTGCGCGGGGCCCGGAGCCCACTCGGCGACGCTCCCCGGCCCCCGCCCCTCCCTACAACCCCACGATCCCGTTCCACTCCTTGGCGAACTCGACCCGCTCCTTCGCCGTGATGTCCCGGGCGATGGCCAGCCGCTCGCGCAGCGCCGCATCGGGGAAGATCAGCGGGTCCTCGGCCAGTTGCGCCCGCTCCTTGTCCTTGGACGCGGCGAGCACCTCCCGCGCGGCCGGCACCGGGCAGACGTAGTTGACCCAGGCGGCGAGCTCGGCCGCGACCTCGGGCCGGTAGTAGTAGTCGATCAGCCGCTCGGCGTTCCGCTTGTGGGCCGCGAGGTTGGGGATCATCATGCTCTCCGCCCACAACTCCGCGCCCTCCTCGGGCACCACGAACTCGATGTCCGGGTTGTCCGCCTTGAGTTGGATGACGTCACCGGAGTACGCCTGCGCGGCGAGCACATCGCCGGAGTCCAGGTCCTTGATGTAGTCGTTGCCGGTGAACCGGCGGATCTGCCCCTTGCGGACCTGCGCGCGCACCTGGTCGATCATCCGGTGGAAGTCGGCGGCGGTCCAACGGGTGATGTCCACGCCGTTGCCCTGGAGCAGCATCGCGAACGCCTCGTCCAGCCCGGCCAGCAGCGTGACCCGGCCGCGCAGGTCGTCCTTCCACAGATCGGAGGTGTGCCGGATCTCCCGGCCCAGCTTCCGGCGGTTGTAGGCGATGCCGGTGATGCCGGACTGCCAGGGGACGGAGTGCCGCCGGCCGGGGTCGAAGTGCGGGCCGCGCAGCAGCGGATCGAGGTGCTCGGCGACGTTCGGTTGGGCCGCGCGGTCCATCGTCTCGACCCAGCCCAGCCGGACGTAGCGGGCGCACATCCAGTCACTGATGACGATCAGGTCCCGCCCGGTGGGCTGGTGGTTCATCAGCGCGGGGCTGATCTTGCCGAAGAACTCGTCGTTGTCGTTGATCTCCTCGGTGTACGTCACGGAGATCCCGGTGCGCTTCTGGAACGCGTCCAGCGTGGGGCGGCGCCGCTTGTCGTGGTCGTCGACGTCGATGTAGAGCGGCCAGTTGGCGAAGACCAGCTTGCGGTCGTGGGCGGAACGGTCCGGGGCCTCGCGGTCGGCGGCCTCGACGTAGGCCGGCGGCACCCCGCATCCCGTCATGGCGGCCAGCGCCCCGGTCACACCGATTCCGCCCATGCCCCGAAGCAGCGAACGCCGCGAAAGATCAGCCATGGCGAGCACTCTCACGCGTCGCGGGCGGAGGCGGCAAGAGACAGAGCGTCGGTTGCCGGGCCTCCGCCCGCGACGGTGTGTCGAGCGTTCCGTGTCGCTCGACGGCGCGGATCCCCTTGCGGGGACGGCCGGTTCAGCCGTCCAGCGAGGTCATCACGTGCTTGATCCGGGTGTAGTCGTCGAAGCCGTAGGCGGACAGGTCCTTGCCGTAGCCGGACTTCTTGAAGCCGCCGTGCGGCATCTCGGCGACCAGCGGGATGTGGGTGTTGATCCACACGCAGCCGAAGTCGAGGGCCTTGGACATCCGCATCGCGCGGGCGTGGTCCTTGGTCCACACCGAGGACGCCAGGGCGTACTCGACGCCGTTGGCCCACTCCACCGCCTGCTTCTCGTCGGCGAAGGACTGGACGGTGATCACCGGGCCGAAGACCTCGTGCTGGACGATCTCGTCGTCCTGCTTCAGGCCCGAGACGACGGTCGGGGCGAAGAAGTAGCCCTTCTCGCCGACCTGTTCGCCGCCGGCCTCGATCTTGGCGTGCGCGGGCAGCCGCTCGATGAAGCCCTTGACCTGGGCCAGCTGGTTGGCGTTGTTCAGCGGGCCGTAGAGCACGTCCTCGTCGTCGACCGGGCCGGTCTTGGTCTCCGAGGCGGCCTTGGCCAGCGCGGCGACGAACTCGTCGTGGATGGACTCCTGGACGAGCACGCGGGTGGCGGCCGTACAGTCCTGTCCGGCGTTGAAGTAGCCGGCCGTCGCGATGTCCTCGACGGCCTTGGGGATGTCGGTGTCCTCGAAGACCACGACCGGGGCCTTGCCGCCGAGCTCCAGGTGGACCCGCTTGAGGTCCTTGGACGCGGATTCGGCCACCTGCATGCCGGCGCGCACCGAGCCGGTGATCGACGCCATCGCCGGGGTCTTGTGCTCGACCATCAGCCGGCCGGTCTCCCGGTCACCGCAGACGACGTTGAACACGCCGCGGGAGTGGCCGAGTTCGTCCAGGACGCCGCCGATGATCTCGGCGATCAGCACCGTGGAGGCGGGGGTGGTGTCGGAGGGCTTGAGGACCACGGTGTTGCCCGCGGCCAGCGCCGGGGCGAACTTCCAAACGGCCATCATCATCGGGTAGTTCCACGGCGCGACCTGAGCGCAGACGCCGACCGGCTCGCGGCGGATGATGGAGGTGAAGCCGTCCATGTACTCGCCGGCCGAGCGGCCCTCCAGCATCCGGGCGGCGCCCGCGAAGAAGCGGATCTGGTCCACCATCGGCGGGATCTCCTCGGAGCGCACGAGGGCGATCGGCTTGCCGCAGTTCTCGGACTCGGCGGCGATCAGCTCCTCGGCGCGCTCCTCGAAGCGGTCGGCGACCTTGAGCAGGACCTTCTGGCGCTCGGCCGGGATCAGGTCGCGCCAGGCCGGGAATGCGGCCTCGGCGGCGGCCATGGCCGTGTCCACGTCCGCGGCACCGGAGAGGGGGGCGGTGGCGTACGCCTCACCCGTCTCCGGGTTGACCACCTCCGTGGTCCGGCCGTCGGCGGCGTCCCGGAACTCCCCGTCGATGTAGTTGCGCAGACGACGCAGTGCGGTGGTCACTGTGCGCCCCCTTCAGTCAGTGTCAGATGTCCGGTGGTTGTGCCCCCACCCTAGTCGCGGGGACCACGTTTTCAACACACCCACACCCTTCGAACAACGGAATCAGTTAAATCTCCATCGATAGACAACTGATTTCATTGATTCAGGGTTGCCATACCGTCGAACCTCGTGCACAGTGAGGGATGTGGCCACTCGTGACAGAAACGGCACTCCGTCGATCGACTCCGTCTCCCTGGCGATCATCGAGCAGCTCCAGGAGGACGGGCGCCGTCCGTACGCCGCGATCGGCAAGGCCGTCGGCCTGTCCGAGGCGGCGGTACGTCAGCGCGTACAGAAGCTGCTCGACCAAGGCGTGATGCAGATCGTCGCGGTCACCGACCCCCTCACGGTCGGTTTCCGCCGGCAGGCGATGGTCGGCATCAACGTCGAGGGCGACCTCGACCCCGTGGCCGACGCCCTGACGACCATGGAGGAAGTCGAATACGTCGTCATGACGGCAGGCTCCTTCGATCTCCTCATCGAGATCGTCTGCGAGGACGACGACCACCTTCTGGAAATGATCAACAAGCGGATCCGCACGCTTCCCGGCGTCCGATCCACCGAGAGCTTCGTGTACCTCAAGCTCCGGAAGCAGACCTACACCTGGGGAACGAGATAGCAATGAGCGCCGACCTCTCCAAGACGGCGTACGACCACCTGTGGATGCACTTCACCCGCATGTCGTCGTACGAGAACGCCCCCGTGCCCACGATCGTGCGCGGCGAGGGCACCAACATCTACGACGACAAGGGCAAGCGCTACATCGACGGCCTCGCCGGCCTGTTCGTGGTCAACGCCGGCCACGGCCGCGTCGAG includes the following:
- a CDS encoding polyamine ABC transporter substrate-binding protein, with product MEHHEQPAPPAPVSAAELAALRRSLTTGRLAMTRRSLLRAGGALAAAVGGGTALSACGIAPAGRTDAALTVDHSAAERRLHFSNWTQYMDVSDDGRRHPTLDAFQRRTGIAVTYTEDINDNDEFFGKIQAQLANGQDTGRDLIVLTDWMCARMISLGWIQPLDRDHLPHASANLAAQFRNPTWDPGRRHSYVWQGIPAIIAYNIEATGGRTVTSIGQLLDDPRLKGRVGFLSEMRDTVGLTLLDMGKRPEDVTADDFDAALARLQKGIDTGQIRRFTGNDYTTDLDKGDLAACVAWAGDVVQLRRDNPRIRYTVPRAGYMTSTDNLMVPSRARHKGNAERLIDYFYEPKVAARLAAYINYACPVDGVRAELARIDPQSAANPLILPDAEMTARSHSFRALNPQENRVFNQKFSDLTGA
- a CDS encoding gamma-aminobutyraldehyde dehydrogenase — its product is MDQRFEAAERFAEGAQFIAGSLRSGTSGRAQDVVDPATGETVLRYELASTADVDAAVAAAARAFPGWAGATPGERSEVLHRFAAALAEDAEELAAAESLNCGKPLKLSREFDVPGSVDNAAFFAGAARHLEGKAAGEYSGDHTSVIRREPIGVVGSIAPWNYPLQMAAWKVLPAIAAGNAIVLKPAEITPLTSLLFARAAQRAGLPDGVLNIVSGAGRDAGERLVGHPDVAMTSFTGSTAVGKRVAEIATGTVKRIHLELGGKAPFVVFDDADLEAAVHGAVAGALINSGQDCTAATRAYVQRPLYDAFVSGVADLMATVRLGDPFDPSTDLGPLISHAQRDRVAAFVERARGYATVVTGGEAPQGELAKGAYYRPTLIAGAAQDSEVVQSEIFGPVLVVLPFDGDDEGIALANDTPYGLAASAWSRDVYRTGRATREINAGCVWVNDHIPIISEMPHGGAKASGFGKDMSAYSFEEYTQVKHVMYDNTGVARKDWHRTIFGDRA
- a CDS encoding NADAR family protein; the encoded protein is MMHDGPGTAPGSTADRSADGPRTVEELIALAATGQRIKYLHFWGHRPPRGGGIGASCLSQWWPAPFTVDGVRYATAEHWMMAGKARLFGDAAAERRALAAGHPKQAKDAGRTVTGFDEALWRLHRFALVVEGSRHKFGQDTGLREFLLGTGSRVLVEASPVDRIWGIGLAADDDRAADPTRWRGPNLLGFALMAARQQLAEADGTPTDDR
- a CDS encoding adenosine deaminase, whose product is MAGPHPPPSPPHQEEPLSDLDAFIAGLPKAELHVHHVGSASPRIVSELAARHPDSVVPSDPEALADYFTFRDFAHFIEVYLSVVDLIRDAEDVRLLTYEVARDMARQQIRYAELTLTPFSSTRRGIPDAAYVEAIEDARKAAEAELGVVLRWCFDIPGEAGLEAAEETARIACDLQPEGLVSFGLGGPEIGVPRPQFKPYFDRARAVGLRSVPHAGETTGPDTIWDALTALGAERIGHGTSATQDPKLLAHLAEHRIPLEVCPTSNIATRAVATLEEHPLKEMVDAGVLVTINSDDPPMFGTDLNTEYAIAARLLGLDTAGLTALAKNAVTASFMDDAAKSRLSTEIDAYAAGWRG
- a CDS encoding polyamine ABC transporter substrate-binding protein, yielding MADLSRRSLLRGMGGIGVTGALAAMTGCGVPPAYVEAADREAPDRSAHDRKLVFANWPLYIDVDDHDKRRRPTLDAFQKRTGISVTYTEEINDNDEFFGKISPALMNHQPTGRDLIVISDWMCARYVRLGWVETMDRAAQPNVAEHLDPLLRGPHFDPGRRHSVPWQSGITGIAYNRRKLGREIRHTSDLWKDDLRGRVTLLAGLDEAFAMLLQGNGVDITRWTAADFHRMIDQVRAQVRKGQIRRFTGNDYIKDLDSGDVLAAQAYSGDVIQLKADNPDIEFVVPEEGAELWAESMMIPNLAAHKRNAERLIDYYYRPEVAAELAAWVNYVCPVPAAREVLAASKDKERAQLAEDPLIFPDAALRERLAIARDITAKERVEFAKEWNGIVGL
- a CDS encoding gamma-aminobutyraldehyde dehydrogenase, producing the protein MTTALRRLRNYIDGEFRDAADGRTTEVVNPETGEAYATAPLSGAADVDTAMAAAEAAFPAWRDLIPAERQKVLLKVADRFEERAEELIAAESENCGKPIALVRSEEIPPMVDQIRFFAGAARMLEGRSAGEYMDGFTSIIRREPVGVCAQVAPWNYPMMMAVWKFAPALAAGNTVVLKPSDTTPASTVLIAEIIGGVLDELGHSRGVFNVVCGDRETGRLMVEHKTPAMASITGSVRAGMQVAESASKDLKRVHLELGGKAPVVVFEDTDIPKAVEDIATAGYFNAGQDCTAATRVLVQESIHDEFVAALAKAASETKTGPVDDEDVLYGPLNNANQLAQVKGFIERLPAHAKIEAGGEQVGEKGYFFAPTVVSGLKQDDEIVQHEVFGPVITVQSFADEKQAVEWANGVEYALASSVWTKDHARAMRMSKALDFGCVWINTHIPLVAEMPHGGFKKSGYGKDLSAYGFDDYTRIKHVMTSLDG
- a CDS encoding Lrp/AsnC family transcriptional regulator is translated as MATRDRNGTPSIDSVSLAIIEQLQEDGRRPYAAIGKAVGLSEAAVRQRVQKLLDQGVMQIVAVTDPLTVGFRRQAMVGINVEGDLDPVADALTTMEEVEYVVMTAGSFDLLIEIVCEDDDHLLEMINKRIRTLPGVRSTESFVYLKLRKQTYTWGTR